The Anas platyrhynchos isolate ZD024472 breed Pekin duck chromosome 10, IASCAAS_PekinDuck_T2T, whole genome shotgun sequence genome segment CTAACAGAGACCCCTGAGGGCTGGGAAGGTGCCGTGTGAATGCCAACACAACATAAAAGCTCTAAAAGGACATTGTTTCCAGCTGATaactcccttctcttccctcccctcacAAATTTTGTGATGTTGGTTGTAACAGGAGGCACCTGGGAGGAGAACACAAGGGGGAAGCGAAGGAGACAGAAGTCCCTGTTAGGCAGATGTGCAGCAAGTGGTAGCAATGTCCAGAGCTGGGAGGAGCACGGGGCAGTCTGCTCGTTGCAATATTAATCGTGTGCAGCTCTGAGACTGGTTTTGAAGCATTTAAGGTGAAAATGTTGATCTGCTAATGTGGGAATGATTAAATCTGCTCTTGGAGCATAAAAGAGATGTTAGCCACGTAGGGCCCAGAGGGTTAATAAGGTAAGAGGATTCCCCCGTGTTCCTGTAGTTGCTGTCTGTCTTGTGAGTGTTAGAAGGTTCTGGCTGTCCTTAGGAGAGGATCTTGAATGTCTGGGACTCTGCTCCTTGTGGCATTACCAAAAGTCACTGCTGGGGCGCTGTTCAGATGCTTCAGTCTCCATTGAAATGAACGGGAGCTGTGCATTTACATCTGCTAGCTTGCATGGAAAATTACTCCTGAATGCTTTGCTCTGACATTTTGGGACCGTTTGCTGAAACAGAGCACGATAATGTTGAATCTCACCACTTGGGGCTGACTTAACGTGTAACTGGCTCTGCTTTGGGGCTGCCGCTGGCCCTGCTCAGTGCACCCCCTGTCCCCGAGGTACCTGCTGTCACCCAGACTTACTAGCTTAGCCTGACGCTTCTCCAGCTTTCCGCCTCCAAATCTGCCCCCCAGCATCGTCTGCTCTCTGGAGCtgccagcctcctccaggccatcCCGGCTCTGAAGGCACTGGCCCAAATCAGCCCCCAGCAAGTCCTGGGCTTATGTGGTGCTGCTCACCTCTGGGGCTCCCACCAGCCAGGACTTCCAACCATTCCAGGCCCATGCCATGTAACGGGGACCCTGAAAAAGCTTTTGGCTCAACCTGTGACCGAGGCACCAGCCATTCCAGGTGGGTGGGAGGAAGGCTGTAGCCCAGTTTGCCGGCCCGTATCCTCGTCACTGCTTTTTACGGGACCTCTTTCCCTGACAAGCCATTTGACACTTCCGTGGGCCTCCTCGTTGTGTCCCACCTGCCTCTTCCCACCCTCCCTTCCAGCCACCAGCACTGCACGTCTGCCTTGGCACCTCCTGAGCTGCCCAAATCCAGGCGAGTGAAGGAGTTTCAGGGAGCACCAACGAGATGCAGTGCTGGAGGTGTTGCCCTGAAGCAAATCACCCCGTGGCAGCTGCTTGCAAGCCAGCAGGACAGGCCCTGGTGGGTCGGGGCCAGCCCTGTCCTGGCAGGAGACTGCTGAGAGGCTGGGCTGGCCAGAGCTGCATCTGCCACAATTTAGGATCGAGCAGAATTGTAATGAGGCATTGCTTTAGGCTTGGCGTGCCCATTTGGCTTACCCACTGCTACATCCTCGGAGTGGTGTTTGGTGCTCTTTTGAGGCCACAGAATCCCTTCGCCTGTAAATGTGGACAAATATAGAAACGTGCAGAatttaggtatttttttttaataagcacagtcgtttaaaaaaatccttctgctAAGATACCTGTGTTAGAACACTTCAGTCTGAACAATTTCTGCATCAACTTCCACTTGTCCAGCtctggcacacagcagcagtgctgtgaaATGGATACAGACAAATCTCCTCCAGTGGGGAGGTGAGGTTATGGAAAACATGCTGTCTAGATAACCctcattttttttggtttccACTGAAACCCATTCGTCTTTCAAAAATACGATTTGTTTGTAAAAACTTGCATTTCAGTGTAAGcaaagctacaaaaaaaatatcaaaaaacaAGCACCATCACCTCAAAAATGTTCTGCTTTATTTGCAGgtcttttctcttctccctttttcctttctcccttttttccatGATAaggtgaaaagggaaaagaggagaggagaaagaggtaaaagaaggaaaaaaaacaacagggacGTCATCAAAACCTTGGCAACTAAAGCTTCCTCGTGTAGGTTTTCTTGAAGTTTTGGCAAGAGGTACAAGCATGATTTTTAGGAAGTCATGCAGGAAAAAGCACTTGGGGATTAATCTTTTTGAGTAGTAAATTTGTGAGGCTCTTTGCCGTGTTTCGGTCAGTTCCAGCAGCTCTTTCAGCTGAGATTGCCCCTTCCCCGTTGCCTTTTGCACCTTAGCTTGACCCTGAGGGTGAGGATCTGAGCTGGGGTGTCACGGTGCTGTGTCCAGGACGTGGTGGGGTCAAGGaattggggagggggaagctgGGGCAGACGGTTTGGTGTGGCTGGATGCTGCCGCTGATTCCTGCCTAGGACACCTGCCCTCCCAAGCCGTGCTGTCGCGTGCGTGCAGTCACCTCCTGAGAACCTGGGGCAGATTTcccaggaaaagggaaagaggaggggtCCTTTAGGGCTCCCCAGGTGAGGTTGGTCACATCACAAAGCTGGGTTGCTGCCCGTCCCTCCGTGCCGTGGCTACAGGCGGGGAGATTTCAGGCCACTCATCTACAAGACCTACGTGTGCCTGGGTCTTATCCTGGCTCTCTGCCCTGGGACAAACTGTTCCAGCAGCAGAGGGAGATCATAAGGGATGTCTTTTTGGCCTTTTCAGCTGGAAATCTGTCACTTGGGTGCCTTgccctctcctccccatcccacaTCCATCTCCAGGTGACAGCATCTCaactttccttcccttttcgcACCCATCTCCCCACCCCATGGCTCTAAGTCACTCGGCTGTTCCGCAGGGAACTGAAAAAATCCTACAAGGGGCTGGATCCcattcttcctctcctcctgcagagGCGATTTGGACAGGAGGAAGGACAAGCAGAGCTCAGAGGCAGTGTTCAGAGCTAGTCCCAGGCATCAGTGaaatgctgcagctcctgccaggtggGTTATGACGCGGAGGCAAGAACAACTCAAGCCCAGCCAGGAGATGGCCGTGCGAGAGAAATGGAGGTGTCCTGCTGTCTTTTCACAGTGCCTTCTCCGCTTTGCCCCATGGGGAGCTTTAGGAAGAGCTGTACTTGTTGCTCAAGCGGGAGCTGCTCCGGTCCAAGCCAAGCTCCTGCCCGTTGGCTTTCCACTTGCCCACGGAGCCCTTCTCGTCCGTCGGCGTGATGCTCAGAGCGGGTCTctggcaccagcagcacaggcaggactGCGGGGAGACGAGCAGGGGGAGACAGAGGTTACACGTGTGGATTATGGGGTGAAAGAGGAGGAAATGTGGAAACGTTCCCAGTGATGTTGGGGATCAACCCGCACGGTGCCGGGCTGGGAGTCACAGGCACGGTGAGCGCGGCTCTCCTGCAGGTCGGGTGTGTTGAGACAGGGCTGGTGAGCCTTGGAAATGAAGCCAGCAAAATACTGGGCACTTTTGCTGTGCTTTCTCATCAGCAAATAGGGCTGATGCTTGCCTGGGCTCAGCCCCTTGCCACAGCCACTGGGAGGTGATTCCCATCCCACCCCCTTCCTTTCTCCAGCCTCCCCTCCTGAGATTTTTCTCCGAGCAATTTGGGCTCAAAAGTTTAGAGCAGCCCCAGTCCTGGTTTAAAGGCGTGTGGGGATGTTTCTGACCCACAATAGCAGTCTTCTCTGATCTTGCACTGGCAAAAGCCCCACTGGAGGAGGGCAGGAAGCTCTGGCGTGcttggagctgggaagagaggcacCCAGCAGCGTGAAAATTCGGGAGGAAAAATACAATGAGTTAAAAAGGGAATGCTgtgagctgctggcagccccagcaTGTGCCTGATGTCTGCCTTTTCCCCCATCTAGGATGCCCAGAAGCCCACAGTGATGGGAGTGCCTGGTCTGGGGGAGCTGGTGGCCTTGGGGCCGGTGTCTGGGCACGCACCGTGCATGAAATTGCAGCCAAAATGAGCACAGCCAGGGGCTCCgggagccagccctacctggaaGCAGTTCTTGAATTTCCGGCTGACGAAGTAGAGAGCCACGGGGTTGATGCAGGAGTTGAGGGAGGCCATGTTGATCCCGAAATAATCCATCACGAGGAGGAAACTGAGAcaagaggggagagaaggggctgggagctcGCCGAGGGGACCCCTGAAGGAGGGTTTCCAAGCTCCCTGGCCTGGGAACCTGCTTCCATGGGGGGACCGGTGACAGATACCAGACAGAAGAGCACAAAACCATCCCTCCTGGGGTTCAGCAGTGGCACAAAAATTTTTCCTGTGAGGAGCATTTCCTGAGGAACCTAAGAGCAGGAGATCTGATTTCTCCCCATGGCTTTGATGCTCCCACATTCAAGCACAGGAGCAGGGTCTGTCCTGAGCTGGATTCGGGGTggtgggcagggaggagaggggaagatgGGCACCTGCCACGTAGCGGAAAGTGTGCTACAGTCCTTTTGGCCCTGCTGAGAACATTTCTCTGCCTGGGAGACCTCTTTAACCCATAAGCTTTACAGAGACGTTTCAGAATTGAATTTCCTCTTTTCCTGAGGCCCCCCACCTCCTTTCTCTGTGCCTTTCTGGGGTGgcgacaccatccagaaaagcAGCCTGAAAGTTTTTTTGGAAGGCAGCTCCACCAGCGGAACATCGGCTGGGGCCCCTACCTGAGCAGTTCGCATCTGTTGGGGTCCGTCTGGTCGTAGATGGTCTTCTTGAGGATGTGGCTGAGGTGGAGCGGCAGCCAGCAGAGCGCGAAGATCACCACCAGGCAGAACACGGTCTTGGCCACCTCCCGGCGCTGCGAGGAGAAGGTGGGCAGGGGAGAAGGGATGCTCTGGCTGAGCACTGGAGAGTGGCCGGGGCCAAGCACCATCTCCCCGTGCTGAGCAAGGGCCCTTCGAGTTACTTCTACAACCCAAGCAGGGCTGGGCACCCCTCTGAGTCCAAAGCacactcccagctcctgcttcagGAGGACGACTCATGAGATCCAGGCTGCAGAAAGCAGTGAGGTACCAGTAGCACGAGATAGATCAGGATAGGGTCTCCTTCACCCCATCCTACCATCACTCCTGGGCGCTTTGCTAGTCCCTGGAGCACGGACCCTCATCTGTCCGCTCTTCACGCTAGGTTATTGAGACAACCAGCTCCTCAGCAAAGcatgggagggaagggaaagctaCAGCAAGGCCAGAAATAAATGGCCATAGGCATTGAAAAGCAAGCTGGTCCATGGCCACGGTGCTGGTGGCTTGTGTTGGCACTGAGGTGGGGAACTGGAGCTGAGGGCTCCTCTCCCTGGTTGAATCCATGCATTGATGGGTCAAGAAGTCATTGACCGCTGTGAGGCTACGTTAGCTCATTCGTGTCCTCTACAGGAAGATTGTTCTCCTCTTCTACAACACTACCTCTCGTTTGGGGAAATATTGGGGTTTCTGCCCTCCTGGCTTCCTTACCCGTTTCATGTGGTCATTCAGAGCGATTCTCATGCCGTTTCTCTTGCTCAACATTTCACACGACATGAGGGTGTAGAAGATGCCGGTGCATACCAGGGGCAGGCAGAAATAGAAGCCGAAAAGCCACCAGTCCTTCACGTCACGATAGAACTGCGTGCAAAGCAGAGAGGAACAAAAACTGGGAGAAGGGGGTAATGGGGCATCGGTCCCTGACGTTGATACTGCCCCCATCAGACCACTCCGACACCTCAGATGGGTGAAAGTGTAACTGCCCCAGCCTAAGTACACCTGGGGTAATCTTGCCCTGAGGCTGGTTCATTTTTAACCTGAAGAAGTGAAGGCTTTTTTACATCTGGCTGCTGGTCTAGCACTTTTGTACAAGAACCAGTTTCAAGGAGCGTATTTTGGCAGATATGGGGTTGGGAGGGTAAATTCTGATGCTTTGTAAGTGTCTTcgtccccttccttccccttagCTGGCCCTGTGCAGCCTGGTTGTAGAGATGCTCCTTGGCCTGTCGTGACAGCCTAGCATCTTTTTGAGGTTTCTTGAGATGGGTCATGACCTGGCGTGGGCAATGAGGACACAACACAGCTTCAGGACCTTCTGCCTATTTTCTGGCCCCACATTCAAAGCAACTCTACCCCGTTAGTACTTTCTGAGTCTTCTGTGCTTTGCCTAATGCTGCTCTCCCCAAATTCACCCCGATGCCTGGAAGCCATCTGCAGAAGCATCCAACCTCTCATCGAGGAGGGAGGGTGCCCCATTTGCCCATGCCTCCCTCGTGCTGCAGCCGGGATGGGGCAGCGTACGTACCATCATGAAGCTGGATTTCTGCTCGGAGGCGAGCATGCACACCCACAGGTCTCGGTCCCAGTAGTTGAGCTCTACCATGTCAAAGGCTATGGCTTCGGGGACTGCCAGCACGATGGCCACTGCCCAGATCAGCGTCACCTCCACTGCCTTCCACATGGGGATCCCTATCCCCTGGATCCGACTCCAGGAGGCCACTGCTCGGTACCTGCTCAACGCGTGGGGACACAACAGGAgcagagaggagtgagaagagCCACCAACAGGAAAGGGGCCTGGAAGGTGTGTGTTAGAGTTGTCCCCTTTCCTTGCCCCTTCTTCCACCACCCTTGAGCTTTATCTTTCTGTGGAATGGGGAGGATCAGGAGCAGGGGCTCAGGGGAGGAGTGTGAGGGCAGAGCTCCTTGGCCGATATGTGGCCACCTCCCGGTGGGAGGGGTGCCACCCTTCCCCACCACCCTGGCAGCTATTCTCACGTGTTGTCCTCCTCCTCTCAAGCTTTTCCAGCATGATTTACACTTCATCCCCACAGGGAGGAGTCAGTTCCTGATGGATTTCAGCCCCATGTGACAACACCCTATTCCCTTCTCTGAATTTGGCCCAGAACCAACCCATCGGTGACAACAGAGGGGGTTATGCTGTGGTTAAATATaggatatatttatatatcctATAAATACGGGCTATTTATAAATACAGGATAGGCAAGGCATCTGTAGGAGTTGTTTCTCACCTGTCGATGCTGAGAGCACAAAGGCTGAGCACCGTGATGCCCACCGATGCCTTCTGGATGAAGGGGACCAGCTTGCACACCTGCACACCGAAAGGCCAATCCTTGGCCAAGAGCTGGAGAAGAACCACAGGGTTAACAGGGAAAGTGCCTCCGGCTTCCCGTAATGGCAGGTGGTTGCCCACAAGGTGCAAGAAGCccacaaggagcagctgaaagCACTCTGAGGTTACCTCCACCGGGGCTGTGCGGTGTGCGCTCCCGGTGCTTTGCGTGGTGCTGGGAACCACTCCTTTCCCCAGGGGCTCGTGGTTGACACCTACGTGGAGGGATGGTCCAGGCAACAGGTCCTGAACCCACACCCTGGGTGTTTTTGGGTGGACTGGAATCCGAAAAACCACAATGGGCTTTGGGTCGCTTTTGGGGGGTGTCGTGCTCCGAGCAGCCAGAGTCCAACAAGGAGAGCTTGTTTCAGAGCCATGTAGGCTCATGTCCTCACCGTGCTCTGCCCTTCTGCCATGCCTTTGTGCAAACCCTCCTCCAAACTTTTGTGCAGTATTATTTGAAACTAATGATGTTTGGTTGCTTGagaccaaaggaaagaaaggtaaAGCCAAGAGCTCGCGTTAACATGAACCATCCCATAGGTGAAGCCTCCGGTATAAGCCATGAGCATGAAGAGCTGTGCCCCCCGGTTCTTGCCTGTCTTGGATGCAGGGCTGGGTATTCAGCCTGTGACACCTTCCTCAGGGGGGTCATTCCTGCAGCCTCCATCTGCTCCCACACCTTTTTATGAAGCACAGGACCTTCCTACAGCACAGGCTTATGAAATATGGCAAACAGATCCGAAAGGGGAGGACCATTAGACTTTACTGCCAGTCCTGTTGAATAAATCAGCTATATAACAGCTCTATATCCAACATATTGTGTAAAGCCAGCTGTATAAATCAAGCTGAGATCCACGTCCTTCACCCCATGGCATCCCTCCAAGACCCGACCCACCAAAATTTAACATGGTAGGCGAGAAGGAGCCGCACAAGCCCCAGCACATCTCGCACCACACGACTTCTGCTCCTAACGGGGGTCTGAGCCCCGCAGCCCACCTATGCCCACCCCTCTCTGCCCCACTGCAGCGGGCAGAGCTCGGGTTCCTCTGCTTCTTCGTCACATCTCTTCCCTCTAGCGTGGGGAGCAATGTCTGAAAGAAGCCCCCTGTTTTGTAGGACAGCCCTGTTCCTTGTTCCTGGGTGAGTCTTTCTGCTTAGCTGGAATAAAGCAGATGTTTGCCTGAGGCTGGTTTGTGAGCTGTGCTGGGAGTGGTGTGCCTAGCGCACGAGAACAGCGGGTTTTGCTCGACTGAAATAAACTTTGGGTTGTAATGTCGGGAGACTGCAAGTGGCTCTTTTCTTGACATGTTAAGTGAGATTTAAAAGATCTGGatgggtgtgtgtgtggaaaaCACAGCAGTAGGTGGGAACACCTCTGCTTTCCCAGGAACATACTGCGTCAgctcatgttttccttttcctttggaGAGCAGGAtctccctccccctttcctGCCCAAACTGGAGCCTGAAATAAAGAGCGGAAGATAGATATTCCCCAGGGCACTGAGGCAGGTGGGAGCAGACGCTGTTCCTGCCGCACGAAACCCACCTTGTACACGTTGATGGGCAGAGCAATGAGGATGTAGAGGAGGTCTCCAAGCGCCAGGCTAGCGATGAGGACGTTGGGCCCGTTCCTCATGCATTTGTTCTTGTAAATGATCCGGAGGAGCGTGGAGTTGCCGATGATCCCCACTATGAAGATGGTGCAGGACACGATGGTGTTGATGTACTTGAAGATGTGCCTGATATCCGCGGGCTTCACGCACACGGGCAGCAGGGGTGGCTCGGAGCCGCCGCTCCGGGGGAGGCTCTCGGAGAGGTTGGGCAGCCTGGCGTCCTGCAGCAGGCTTGGCTGGAGCAGGCTGTACGCCTGCTCCTGGCTGAGCACCTCGAAGGGGACGGTGCTCTCCGGGTAAACCCCCGGGGTCTGGCTGCGTGCCCCGGAGAAGAGGCAGGTCAGGAGAATGGCGAGGATGGTGGGCGCTGGGGTGCTCGCCATGGAGGACTGAGTGGCAAAGCTGGCCCTGGGAGCCCTTGGGATGCTCATGGGGCGTCTTTGCTTGGGTCTGGATCTGTGGGTGGAGAAAGGGACAAGGGGGAAAATGGGTTAGAGGAGAAGGTGGCCTGGTAGTGCTCAAGAAGGTGCTGGAGAGGGTTTCTTCTGGCTGCAAGCAGGCGGTGGTGGCCTGCGCTCCGGTCACCTGCAGCCAGTGGAGCACAAGCAGCAGTTTTGAGGCACCTGCCCCACCAACGAATCAAGGTAATTCTGCAAACCCCATCTCTGGGTCCATGGAACCAAGGGAG includes the following:
- the LOC101805249 gene encoding endothelin B receptor-like precursor (The RefSeq protein has 3 substitutions compared to this genomic sequence), translated to MASTPAPTTLAILLTCLLSGARSQTPGVFPESTVPFEVLSQEQAYSLLQPSLLQDARLPNLSESLPRSGGSEPPLLPVCVKPADIRHIFKYINTIVSCTIFIVGIIGNSTLLRIIYKNKCMRNGPNVLIASLALGDLLYILIALPINVYKLLAKDWPFGVQVCKLVPFIQKASVGITVLSLCALSIDRYRAVASWSRIQGIGIPMWKAVEVTLIWAVAIVLAVPEAIAFDMVELNYWDRDLWVCMLASEQKSSFMMFYRDVKDWWLFGFYFCLPLVCTGIFYTLMSCEMLSKRNGMRIALNDHMKRRREVAKTVFCLVVIFALCWLPLHLSHILKKTIYDQTDPNRCELLSFLLVMDYFGINMASLNSCINPVALYFVSRKFKNCFQSCLCCWCQRPALSITPTDEKGSVGKWKANGQELGLDRSSSRLSNKYSSS
- the LOC101805249 gene encoding endothelin B receptor-like isoform X1 translates to MKRFAVPCTDSQTKRFPAAGSRPKQRRPMSIPRAPRASFATQSSMASTPAPTILAILLTCLFSGARSQTPGVYPESTVPFEVLSQEQAYSLLQPSLLQDARLPNLSESLPRSGGSEPPLLPVCVKPADIRHIFKYINTIVSCTIFIVGIIGNSTLLRIIYKNKCMRNGPNVLIASLALGDLLYILIALPINVYKLLAKDWPFGVQVCKLVPFIQKASVGITVLSLCALSIDRYRAVASWSRIQGIGIPMWKAVEVTLIWAVAIVLAVPEAIAFDMVELNYWDRDLWVCMLASEQKSSFMMFYRDVKDWWLFGFYFCLPLVCTGIFYTLMSCEMLSKRNGMRIALNDHMKRRREVAKTVFCLVVIFALCWLPLHLSHILKKTIYDQTDPNRCELLSFLLVMDYFGINMASLNSCINPVALYFVSRKFKNCFQSCLCCWCQRPALSITPTDEKGSVGKWKANGQELGLDRSSSRLSNKYSSS
- the LOC101805249 gene encoding endothelin B receptor-like isoform X2; its protein translation is MSIPRAPRASFATQSSMASTPAPTILAILLTCLFSGARSQTPGVYPESTVPFEVLSQEQAYSLLQPSLLQDARLPNLSESLPRSGGSEPPLLPVCVKPADIRHIFKYINTIVSCTIFIVGIIGNSTLLRIIYKNKCMRNGPNVLIASLALGDLLYILIALPINVYKLLAKDWPFGVQVCKLVPFIQKASVGITVLSLCALSIDRYRAVASWSRIQGIGIPMWKAVEVTLIWAVAIVLAVPEAIAFDMVELNYWDRDLWVCMLASEQKSSFMMFYRDVKDWWLFGFYFCLPLVCTGIFYTLMSCEMLSKRNGMRIALNDHMKRRREVAKTVFCLVVIFALCWLPLHLSHILKKTIYDQTDPNRCELLSFLLVMDYFGINMASLNSCINPVALYFVSRKFKNCFQSCLCCWCQRPALSITPTDEKGSVGKWKANGQELGLDRSSSRLSNKYSSS